In Erigeron canadensis isolate Cc75 chromosome 7, C_canadensis_v1, whole genome shotgun sequence, one DNA window encodes the following:
- the LOC122608555 gene encoding uncharacterized protein LOC122608555, which translates to MEVTNNPSRRLFLFGVFSVLLCLIGIQFMVNQDYQIAVVCMITKANSYLKRIYGYYWFQIDNDGDGNNAGANESNGSVVSNNDNGHVGTNEPVVQVVDVQSEDVETWIQINKVNFIAGISILLYIAIRKLPTTRSRIVMVVRTKLQLVLWTTIHVTTRVQTELLRIWLAIKLVKVLNVCKVLVQAATKLLHWFRDFVSKEEILKSIVYGGLTEIIASISVVAFFSDFDTTILNVIAFALAGLIGGCFFFVTNIWGLKKGGGNAYTEQLGRVNYFPFHATLATLSFIIFGMIPPSTFVFSFIKTNDKKLAIWVVSAVSLLCLSLLAIFKAYVITSITYRFKYVRTVLWYQVIALGVSICSYLASKMVKGSIEDIGLFNTSTCDAMSMSRHN; encoded by the exons ATGGAGGTCACTAATAATCCGTCAAGAAGATTGTTCTTGTTTGGTGTATTTAGTGTTCTCTTATGTCTAATTGGAATACAGTTCATGGTGAATCAAGATTATCAAATTGCGGTCGTGTGCATGATTACAAAAGCAAATTCCTATCTTAAGCGTATATATGGTTATTATTGGTTCCAAATTGATAATGATGGGGATGGCAATAATGCGGGTGCTAACGAAAGCAATGGCAGTGTTGTCTCCAACAACGATAATGGTCACGTGGGCACTAATGAACCGGTTGTACAAGTTGTCGATGTGCAAAGCGAAG ACGTTGAAACATGGATCCAAATAAACAAAGTCAATTTCATCGCGGGGATCAGCATTCTGCTTTATATTGCAATTAGAAAACTACCAACAACAAGAAGCAGGATTGTCATGGTTGTTCGAACTAAACTACAATTGGTATTATGGACGACGATTCACGTGACTACTCGAGTCCAAACAGAGCTACTTAGAATATGGTTAGCCATCAAACTTGTAAAGGTCCTAAATGTCTGCAAGGTTCTTGTGCAAGCTGCCACGAAACTTCTCCACTGGTTCAGGGACTTCG TTTCAAAAGAAGAGATATTGAAAAGCATCGTGTATGGAGGTTTAACGGAGATCATAGCAAGTATATCTGTCGTAGCAtttttttctgattttgataCCACCATAT TGAATGTCATAGCTTTTGCACTAGCAGGGCTAATCGGCGGGTGCTTTTTCTTTGTAACCAAT ATTTGGGGACTTAAGAAAGGAGGTGGTAATGCATATACAGAGCAGCTTGGACGAGTAAATTATTTCCCATTTCATGCCACTTTGGCTACGCTATCTTTCATAATATTTGGAATGATTCCGCCATCCACATTCGTGTTTTCATTTATCAAGACCAATGACAAGAAACTCGCGATTTGGGTAGTTTCAGCGGTTTCACTCTTATGTCTCTCCTTGCTTGCGATATTCAAGGCCTACGTCATCACAAGCATCACATATCGATTTAAGTATGTTAGAACCGTGCTTTGGTATCAAGTTATTGCGTTGGGTGTCTCGATTTGTTCTTACCTGGCTTCAAAGATGGTTAAAGGGTCGATTGAGGACATCGGGCTGTTTAACACAAGTACATGTGATGCTATGTCTATGTCCCGtcataattaa